The Impatiens glandulifera chromosome 3, dImpGla2.1, whole genome shotgun sequence genome contains a region encoding:
- the LOC124931070 gene encoding HMG1/2-like protein — translation MKGDKSKAESKKADSKLAVKKGAAKGGKKAAAGAKDPNKPKRPPSAFFVFMEDFRKEYKEKHPKNKSVSVVGKAAGEKWKSLSDSEKVPFVEVAEKRKKDYEKLMNAYNKKLAGGSADEEESDKSKSEVNDEDEDDEGGSEEDEDDD, via the exons ATGAAGGGAGATAAATCAAAGGCAGAGTCCAAAAAGGCCGATTCCAA GCTTGCTGTGAAGAAAGGAGCAGCCAAAGGTGGCAAAAAAGCTGCTGCTGGAGCAAAGGACCCCAACAAGCCTAAGAGGCCACCTAGCGCTTTCTTCGTCTTTAT gGAAGACTTTAGAAAAGAGTACAAAGAGAAGCACCCAAAGAACAAATCAGTATCTGTT GTTGGGAAGGCTGCTGGGGAGAAGTGGAAGTCATTGTCTGATTCT GAAAAAGTCCCCTTTGTAGAAGTAGCAGAGAAGCGTAAGAAGGATTACGAGAAGCTCATGAATGCATACAACAAGAAATTG GCTGGAGGATCTGCTGATGAGGAAGAATCTGACAAGTCGAAGTCTGAGGTAAACGAtgaggatgaagatgatgaaggtGGCTCAGAGGAG GATGAAGATGATGACTAG
- the LOC124932476 gene encoding Fanconi anemia group J protein homolog, whose translation MDSSPSLEESISGSPNPKNVYHIGGITVEFPYQPYGSQLAFMGRVISTLDRAERDGHCHALLESPTGTGKSLSLLCSALAWQQSRRKKNLIINGSLSKPAPEAFTDPMNHGGGFVPDNLTSGSPEPPSSMTGSKISRKKAAPTIFYASRTHSQIAQVIREYKKTTYRVSMAVLASRKHYCTNKQISDKDNVDEECKLLLSNQERGCLEFKNMHKVKAHPSFRKGGCHEVHDIEDLVKVGQLVKGCSFFAARSMADDAQLVFCPYSYIVSPAIRSAMEIDIKGAIIILDEAHNIEDIARDAGSVDVEQDALYRIQVELGQLSLNDPATYQPLHEMIQEIISWMERKKDTLQKHDFQRYFSRWTGEEALKELQEANISRQCFPVLQECARKAIKAASDAELEGACLSGLSATILAGLFSSLGYFFAGDGLHMCDYLLTLQNYFKRDAGDQLSRRRTGRRDGGNDVGGWSYSLSMWCLNPSVVFKDLANLSMSVILTSGTLSPMSSFSSELGVQFGTCLEAPHVIDAESQIWAAVVSRGPGNYPLNASYKTADGYAFQDALGSSLEEICRIVPGGALIFFPSYKLMEKLCNRWRETGQWSRLNSCKKTFVEPRGSQDDFERILKGYYTAISHGNKPTLGKKKRSINLGNGKCNSTECTTKSKEGAAMLAVCRGKVSEGIDFTDEFARVVILVGIPFPNINDIQVAQKKKYNDMYRASKGLLSGSEWYCQQAFRALNQAAGRCVRHKFDYGAIIYLDERFLEDRNRTHISKWIKKSIKQYENFDQSLEDLKSFFQNVKERVGKNFIESKKPETDDTINSSIFPETAFVKRENKKANKGSSKLVQQSIIATARTSRFFQSASLVQEKASFIQEECQNNIEDDALGLASEQEHFRSYTGQVDVKSNSPGHLRCSLPQTMDFNHEDSEMIFVRETPGITGSPSSDCPESFGNNEGTTFNMNHASFGFPSCLSSIPTSLSNSNASSVLPHSLMVTPDKSDGTDRKIPVHETESTTKLSVNSHVQKKRKPSSLPCFNLMQVGLFDDDRHTEDSEHVDRKLSSVTTVDGNPNVGCSFGTNYSGIKSKKGDESCVPLYYLQDKRLQVFCSHCRNPLGHPNNQLYMECTITSSSKTYLADLLKRKPEVQGHTITSISVVLTDVSSIDPRICNRNLEDSSQQGVWCREDGCVFCIVYCPFCITPDNLLGVQVMATDASNIHLLNKILFYHDLLIIKNPEASNDKPSLILEPSPDCEANLFSKGAIPDPFQKFSYSPKNSISDGWRTTRSKLRLPRNGSNSYLGQ comes from the exons ATGGATTCTTCACCATCGTTGGAAGAATCGATTTCTGGTTCACCAAACCCTAAAAATGTATATCACATCGGGGGCATCACCGTTGAATTTCCATACCAACCATACGGTTCTCAGCTTGCATTCATGGGCAGGGTTATATCAACACTTGATCGGGCTGAAAGGGATGGCCATTGCCATGCGCTGCTCGAGTCACCCACTGGTACTGGCAAGTCGTTATCGCTTCTCTGCTCCGCTCTCGCTTGGCAACAGAGCCGCCGGAAGAAGAATCTGATTATTAATGGTTCACTCTCTAAACCTGCCCCGGAGGCTTTCACTGACCCGATGAATCATGGCGGTGGGTTTGTTCCCGATAATTTGACCTCAG GATCTCCAGAACCACCTTCCTCTATGACTGGTAGCAAAATTTCACGGAAAAAGGCAGCACCAACAATCTTTTATGCCTC GAGAACACACTCACAAATTGCTCAAGTAATTCGAGAATACAAGAAAACAACTTACAGGGTGTCCATGGCAGTTTTG GCATCCCGCAAACACTATTGCACAAACAAGCAAATTAGTGACAAAGATAATGTTGATGAAGAGTG TAAGCTGCTTTTGAGTAATCAAGAAAGAGGATGTTTGGAGTTCAA AAATATGCACAAAGTGAAAGCTCATCCCTCATTTAGAAAAGGTGGTTGTCATGAGGTCCATGATATTGAAGATCTAGTGAAAGTCGGACAACTGGTGAAAG GTTGCTCATTTTTTGCTGCGCGTTCAATGGCGGATGATGCACAATTAGTTTTCTGCCCATACAGCTACATAGTAAGTCCAGCTATCCGCAGCGCTATGGAAATTGATATCAAAGGGGCAATAATTATCCTTGACGAAGCCCA tAATATAGAGGATATAGCTCGTGATGCAGGTAGTGTGGATGTTGAACAAGATGCTCTTTATA GAATACAGGTAGAATTAGGCCAGTTGAGTCTCAATGATCCAGCTACTTACCAACCCTTACATGAGATGATACAG GAAATCATAAGTTGGATGGAAAGGAAAAAAGACACCTTGCAGAAGCATGATTTCCAGCGCTACTTCTCACG TTGGACTGGTGAGGAGGCCCTGAAAGAGCTTCAAGAAGCTAACATATCACGACAATGTTTTCCTGTCTTACAGGAGTGTGCAAGAAAG GCAATTAAAGCTGCCTCAGATGCTGAATTGGAAGGGGCTTGTCTGAGTGGCTTATCAGCGACAATTCTTGCTG GATTATTCAGCTCACTGGGCTATTTCTTTGCTGGAGACGGGCTTCATATGTGTGATTACTTGCTTACATTGCAAAACTACTTTAAAAGAGATGCTGGTGATCAGCTATCACGGCGAAGGACTGGCAGAAGAGATGGTG GAAATGATGTTGGAGGCTGGTCATATTCATTGAGTATGTGGTGCTTGAATCCATCTGTTGTATTCAAAGATCTAGCAAATCTTTCAATGTCAGTAATTCTAACATCAGG GACTTTATCACCAATGAGCTCCTTTTCATCTGAACTTGGTGTTCAATTTGGAACTTGTTTAGAAGCTCCGCATGTTATAGATGCAGAGTCACAG ATTTGGGCTGCAGTCGTCTCAAGGGGTCCTGGTAACTATCCATTGAACGCAAGTTATAAAACAGCTGATGGATATGCATTCCAG GATGCACTTGGATCCTCTTTGGAGGAAATATGCCGAATTGTTCCTGGTGGTGCTCTTATTTTCTTCCCAAGCTATAAGCTCATGGAAAAACTATGCAATCGATGGCGTGAGACAGGGCAATGGTCTCGGTTAAATAGCTGCAAAAAGACTTTTGTTG AGCCACGAGGAAGCCAAGACGATTTTGAACGTATTTTGAAGGGGTATTACACTGCAATAAGTCATGGCAATAAACCTACTCTTGGGAAAAAAAAGAGAAGTATAAATCTTGGTAATGGAAAGTGCAATTCAACAGAATGTACAACAAAATCCAAGGAAGGAGCAGCCATGCTTGCAGTTTGCCGTGGAAAG GTTTCAGAAGGTATCGACTTCACTGATGAGTTTGCCCGAGTTGTC ATACTTGTGGGCATACCCTTTCCAAACAT AAATGATATTCAGGTTGCGCAAAAAAAGAAGTATAACGACATGTATCGAGCATCAAAAGGCCTTTTAAGTGGAAGTGAGTGGTACTGTCAGCAAGCATTCCGAGCTCTGAATCAAGCTGCAG GACGCTGTGTCCGACACAAGTTTGATTATGGAGCTATTATTTATCTAG atGAGCGTTTTCTTGAAGATCGGAATAGAACACACATTTCAAAATGGATAAAGAAGTCCATTAAGCAGTATGAGAACTTTGATCAGTCACTTGAGGATCTAAAATCGTTCTTCCAAAATGTCAAA GAACGGGTTGGAAAAAACTTCATTGAATCCAAGAAACCTGAAACTGACGACACCATAAATTCTTCAATATTTCCAGAGACAGCATTCGTGAAAAGGGAAAACAAAAAGGCAAACAAAGGTAGCTCTAAATTGGTTCAGCAAAGTATAATAGCAACAGCCAGAACAAGTAGATTTTTCCAATCAGCTTCTCTTGTACAAGAAAAGGCCTCTTTCATCCAAGAAGAATGCCAAAATAACATTGAAGATGATGCATTAGGTCTAGCATCAGAACAGGAACATTTTAGAAGCTATACAGGACAAGTTGATGTCAAAAGCAATTCTCCTGGACACCTTAG ATGCTCTCTTCCTCAGACTATGGATTTTAACCATGAAGATTCTGAAATGATATTTGTCAGGGAAACTCCTGGTATAACTGGTAGTCCCTCTTCAGATTGTCCTGAATCCTTTGGAAACAATGAAGGCACAACTTTTAACATGAATCATGCCTCCTTTGGATTTCCTTCATGTTTATCATCTATTCCCACATCATTAAGTAATTCAAATGCTTCATCTGTATTGCCACATTCTTTGATGGTAACCCCTGATAAAAGTGATGGGACAGATAGAAAGATCCCAGTTCATGAAACAGAATCTACCACCAAGTTAAGTGTAAACTCTCACGTTCAGAAAAAAAGAAAGCCTTCTAGTTTGCCATGCTTCAACCTCATGCAAGTGGGGCTATTTGATGATGATCGCCATACAGAAGATTCAGAACATGTTGATCGTAAACTGAGCTCTGTGACAACTGTTGATGGGAATCCCAATGTTGGATGTAGTTTTGGAACTAATTATTCTGGAATCAAATCCAAGAAGGGTGATGAATCATGTGTACCTTTATATTATCTTCAGGACAAGAGACTGCAAGTTTTCTGCTCGCACTGCAGAAATCCCCTAGGTCATCCAAATAACCAGCTTTACATGGAGTGCACAATAACTTCGTCCTCTAAAACTTACTTGGCTGATTTGCTCAAAAGAAAACCAGAAGTTCAAGGACATACTATAACAAGTATATCTGTGGTCTTAACAGATGTATCGTCAATTGACCCTAGGATCTGCAACAGAAATCTCGAGGATTCTTCACAACAAGGAGTCTGGTGTAGGGAAGATGGATGTGTATTTTGTATTGTTTACTGCCCCTTCTGCATTACCCCTGACAATCTTCTTGGTGTTCAAGTTATGGCTACTGATGCGTCAAATATTCATTTGCTTAACAAG ATCCTTTTCTATCATGATTTACTGATAATCAAGAATCCTGAAGCGTCAAACGATAAG CCTTCATTAATATTGGAGCCATCTCCTGATTGTGAAGCCAACCTTTTTTCTAAAGGTGCAATTCCTGATCCATTTCAGAAATTCTCTTACAGCCCAAAAAACAGTATTTCAGATGGTTGGAGGACTACAAGATCTAAG TTGCGGTTGCCAAGAAATGGATCAAATTCTTACCTGGgtcaatga
- the LOC124928954 gene encoding uncharacterized protein At5g43822 has translation MDSLTKNYQGKFREVREKMSIWDELQTRLLLQFQNASAIIGRLQVIQNPAKYGALKFIGGIENAVTRKQMETLENIFNSMKKTIEEFHGIVVWLEKNARHGKHLIKGGSIKATPKQLQQRIGLKPSIADCLDGLQNLHEMHLAEYSLKTSIVTTISDITLKLSASDLNAMQKLLSDQPNIPKEEGMHTSHRFSFNFKKSK, from the exons ATGGATTCCCTTACGAAGAATTATCAAGGCAAGTTTCGGGaggtgagagagaaaatgagcATATGGGATGAACTCCAGACTCGGTTGCTTTTACAATTCCAAAATGCTTCAGCCATCATCGGCAGGTTGCAG GTTATTCAAAACCCTGCTAAATATGGTGCTCTTAAATTCATTGGAGGCATTGAAAATGCAGTCACACGGAAGCAGATGGAAACTCTGGAAAACATCTTCAATTCTATGAAGAAGACTAT AGAGGAATTTCATGGAATAGTTGTGTGGCTAGAGAAGAATGCTCGTCATGGTAAACACTTGATCAAGGGTGGATCTATTAAGGCAACTCCAAAGCAGCTGCAACAACGAATAGGATTAAAGCCATCTATTGCAGATTGCTTAGATGGGTTACAGAATCTTCATGAAATGCATCTAGCAGA ATACTCCCTGAAAACATCAATCGTAACAACAATTTCTGATATAACCTTGAAACTCAG TGCCTCTGACTTAAATGCTATGCAGAAACTATTGTCTGATCAACCAAACATTCCTAAAGAAGAAGGTATGCACACAAGTCATAGATTtagtttcaattttaaaaagagTAAATAG
- the LOC124932840 gene encoding glyceraldehyde-3-phosphate dehydrogenase B, chloroplastic has translation MATHAALASSRILTNRRLPISRTTLPSQCLSKRIDVAEFSGLRSSGCVTFATNTRESSFFDVVASQLTPKATGSAAPVKGETVAKLKVAINGFGRIGRNFLRCWHGRKNSPLEVVVVNDSGGVKNAAHLLKYDSTLGTFKADIKIVDDTTISVDGKPIKVVSNRDPLKLPWAEMGIDIVIEGTGVFVDGPGAGKHIQAGAKKVLITAPAKGADIPTYVVGVNEGDYYHEAADIVSNASCTTNCLAPFVKIIDESFGIVKGTMTTTHSYTGDQRLLDASHRDLRRARAAALNIVPTSTGAAKAVSLVLPQLKGKLNGIALRVPTPNVSVVDLVVNVAKKGLTAEDVNGAFRTAAAGPLKGILDVCDIPLVSVDFRCSDVSSTIDSSLTMVMGDDMVKVVAWYDNEWGYSQRVVDLAHLLASKWPGIGDGVGGSGDPLDEFCKTNPADEECKVYE, from the exons ATGGCTACCCACGCAGCTCTTGCTTCTTCAAGAATCCTAACCAATCGAAGGCTACCCATTTCCAGAACCACTTTACCCTCTCAATGTCTCTCCAAG AGGATCGACGTGGCAGAGTTTTCTGGTCTCAGATCGAGTGGCTGCGTCACCTTCGCTACCAACACTCGTGAATCGTCCTTCTTCGACGTGGTTGCTTCCCAGCTCACTCCTAAG GCAACTGGATCAGCAGCGCCTGTTAAAGGAGAGACAGTGGCCAAACTGAAGGTGGCAATTAATGGATTCGGACGAATTGGAAGGAACTTCCTCAGGTGCTGGCATGGACGCAAGAACTCTCCACTCGAAGTTGTTGTCGTCAACGACAGTGGCGGTGTTAAGAAC GCAGCTCATTTGCTCAAGTATGATTCTACATTGGGAACATTCAAGGCTGATATCAAAATAGTGGATGATACTACCATTAGTGTTGATGGTAAGCCCATTAAAGTGGTCTCAAACCGTGACCCTCTCAAGCTTCCATGGGCAGAAATGGGAATTGACATCGTCATtgag GGAACTGGAGTTTTTGTTGATGGTCCCGGAGCTGGTAAGCACATTCAAGCCGGAGCCAAGAAAGTTTTGATCACGGCCCCAGCAAAAGGTGCAGATATCCCCACCTATGTTGTTGGTGTAAACGAAGGAGATTACTACCACGAGGCTGCTGATATTGTCAG CAATGCTTCTTGCACCACAAACTGCTTGGCTCCTTTTGTGAAAATTATTGACGAATCTTTTG GCATTGTGAAGGGAACAATGACAACTACCCATTCTTACACTGGTGACCAg AGGCTGTTGGATGCTTCACACAGGGACTTGAGAAGAGCAAGAGCCGCAGCCCTAAACATTGTCCCAACCAGCACTGGAGCGGCTAAGGCTGTGTCTCTGGTGCTGCCGCAGCTGAAGGGAAAGCTCAATGGAATAGCTCTCCGTGTGCCCACGcctaatgtatcagttgtggaCCTTGTTGTGAACGTAGCCAAGAAAGGACTGACAGCTGAGGATGTAAATGGGGCGTTCAGAACTGCGGCTGCTGGCCCATTGAAGGGCATACTGGATGTGTGTGACATCCCTCTTGTATCAGTTGATTTCAGGTGCAGCGATGTCTCTTCCACAATAGACTCGTCTTTGACTATGGTCATGGGAGATGACATGGTTAAGGTTGTCGCTTGGTATGACAATGAATGGGGATACAG CCAAAGGGTAGTTGATTTAGCACATTTGCTGGCAAGCAAGTGGCCTGGCATTGGGGACGGAGTAGGAGGAAGTGGAGACCCATTGGATGAGTTCTGTAAGACCAACCCTGCTGATGAAGAGTGCAAAGTCTATGAATGA